The nucleotide sequence TGCCCTCTCGCGTGGCCGCCGCCACCGCCTCCCGGATCTGGCGAGCCATCTCGATCTGGTTGGCTCCCACCGGGCAGCGGACGAAAAATGTCGGCATCCCGGTATCTTGGCAGATCGGCGCCTGGTCGTCCTGGGCCATGATGATGTTCTCCCCGATGGTGGACAAAGCCAGAGACGCCCGGGTCCCCATCTCCTCCGTCAGCTTGGCCCGGGCAATAGCCCGGCGCACATCATCGGGCAGATTGGTGGACGTCTCGACAATCAAGGTATACATACTTTCTGTGAATCGATCCATCCTCGAATTCCCTTCTTCCTCATAAGTGAGCGCCCCGCGGCATTCCACCGTCTATTATAGAGGATCCGCCAGATTATCGCGACGCCACCGCCGAGGGAAAACCCAGCCGAGCGGAGATGGCGAGCCCCGCCCGGCGCACCCGCTCTACCAAATCTTTGATTCTCTCCTCGGGCATGCGCATCTTGGGAGCGGAGATGCTCAGGGAGGCACACACCCGACCTGTATGATCCCAGATCGGGGCAGCCACACAGATGATGCCGAGCTCGTTTTCTTCGAGGTCCATCGCCACACCCCGTTCCTTCACCCGCTGCAGCTCGTCCCGCAGGTCCGGCCACCGGGTGATCGTGTGGGGCGTATGGGCGGGAAGCCCGTGCCGCTCGACGATGGACTTCACGTCCTCCTCTGGGAGATACGCGAGGATGGCCTTCCCGACCCCCGTGCAATGCACCGGCGCCCGGGCGCCGACCCGGGAGTGCATGCGGATCGTTTCATCGCCCTCCACCTTTTCGATATAGACCACTTCCCCGTGATCGAGCACCACGAGATGGACCACTTCGTGGGAGTAATCGGCCAACTCCTCGAGATACGGCCGGGCTTCGCGGCGCAAGTCAAGGCTGCCCAACAACCGAGAGGCCATATCTAGAACGGCATACCCCAGTTTATACC is from Kyrpidia tusciae DSM 2912 and encodes:
- a CDS encoding IclR family transcriptional regulator, producing the protein MEMASSGEDTVKSVDRALVILERVSRYKEGVGITELAAEVSMYKSTVHRLLTTLARRGYVEQDPETGRYKLGYAVLDMASRLLGSLDLRREARPYLEELADYSHEVVHLVVLDHGEVVYIEKVEGDETIRMHSRVGARAPVHCTGVGKAILAYLPEEDVKSIVERHGLPAHTPHTITRWPDLRDELQRVKERGVAMDLEENELGIICVAAPIWDHTGRVCASLSISAPKMRMPEERIKDLVERVRRAGLAISARLGFPSAVASR